The following is a genomic window from Mustela erminea isolate mMusErm1 chromosome 14, mMusErm1.Pri, whole genome shotgun sequence.
AAGTGGTGTGCATAAATGAATCCCTTGCTTAAGATTTACTTTAAACTTGGCCACCAAGTTCCATGCATAATACGGTTGACGTTGCTGTGGTTTACCCCTCTGAATGGAAAGTGTTTTTTGTGTGGTACTGTTTTCTGGAAGACAAAAGCACCTATAAGACTGCCCATCTTTTAGTTGAATATTCATTGTTatctttattatgttatttacTGATAACAGCACAGAATCCCTGTAGACTTTTGGAGAACATAGCTGgtttatcattatttcttcagagTTCCACTTTTGTGCCTAGTAAATGTAATTATTACCCTTGGGCATGCTTTACCAGTCGCCAGTTTTATCATTGATAGTATTTATCTATTGTGAAAATGGAAACCTTATGAATTAACTTTGTGTAAgtagttgactttttaaaattatttgaaagccatccacttaaaatttcaaaattgatgcttaatattttaagaagagaCACTTTTAACTAAAGAAAACTGCTATAAATTGCTTGCATACCTCTGACAGTAATTACTTTGAGTAGAACTTAAGGAACaaagtttggggaaaataaaGGGCAGTTTCTTTAAAGATTGGATTACTTCAAATGGAAAATTAGTGGTACTCGTGTCTGCAACTAATagtgttttaaaatgaagaagtgTGGTAAGTTATAATGCGATAggtattttgatttgttttggtttgggttccCCCCCGCTTGGGGCTGgtagccatatttttttttcccaagcaaaATAAGCAATGTTATTTGAACATGTTTGGTTTTTGATAATGAACATCAACTTGTTTGTGGGATAAATGAGCAGTTATCTATGGGTTCCACCACTGTAAATGGTTCCAGTTTTATAGCTGGTTGTCATGAATGTTGAATAtgttgcattaaaataaataatttggctTACTCTTTTATTACTGTACTTGTTTAGTGGTAACGTCACATTGGTAACACAATTCTGTGTAGATCTTTGGAGACTTGATGATTACTTTGTAATTAATAATTAAGGTGCTATTTTCAGACAGTTGCGCGAAACTTTTTCTCCGAAAATTTGTGAACCCAACCAGAGACCAGCTGAcaggtttaatttttctttgcccAAAAAGctcctggttttttttcttttttcctttttctttttttgtgaacaAGTTCTAAAACTAACTGccgagacaatttttttttaattttagagaaaaataaataaataacacaaagtGATGTTACCCAAGCAAGGCCTTCTAATAAAGGAGTGGTCCCCTCACCCATCCCTCCCTACCTGTGCAAGTCCTGCTCACATCAGTTTCCTTCCATCCAATTAGGCGACCTGGGAGACCCAGCCAGTACCGCCCAGACGGACTTCGGAGTGGTGATGGGGTACCTCCAAGAAGCTTACAGGATGGAACCAGGGAAGGTTTTGGACACTCCACATCACTCAAAGTTCCATTGGCTCGATCCCTGCAGATTAGTGAAGAACTACTGAGCAGAAACCAATTGTCCACAGCTGCCAGCCTTGGGCCATCTGGATTACAGAATCATGGACAACACTTAATATTATCCAGGGAAGCCTCTTGGGCAAAACCACATTATGAGTTCAACCTCAGCCGTATGAAGTTCAGGGGAAATGGTGCACTCAGCAACATCAGTGACCTTCCTTTTCTTGCAGAAAACTCTGCCTTTCCAAAAATGGCACTTCAAGCAAAACAAGATGGAAAAAAGGATGCGAGCCATGCATCGCCTGTAGATTTAAAGATACCACAAGTTCGAGGAATGGATCTTTCTTGGGAGTCTCGCACTGGTGATCAGTACAGCTATAGCTCTTTGGTAATGGGTTCACAAACGGAGAGCGCGCTTAGTAAAAAGTTAAGGGCTATTCttccaaaacaaaatagaaaaagcatGTTAGATGCTGGACCCGATTCTTGGGGCTCAGATGCTGAGCAGTCTACCTCTGGACAGCCATATCCCACATCGGATCAAGAAGGAGACCCTGGCTCCAAGCAGCCTCGGAAGAAAAGAGGGCGTTACAGACAGTACAACAGTGAGATACTGGAGGAAGCAATCTCAGTGGTTATGAGTGGAAAAATGAGTGTTTCCAAAGCTCAGAGTATTTATGGGATTCCCCACAGTACACTGGAGTACAAAGTAAAGGAGAGGCTGGGCACTTTGAAAAACCCtccaaagaaaaagatgaaattaatgaGGTCGGAGGGGCCAGATGTTTCTGTAAAGATTGAATTAGATCCCCAGGGAGAGGCAGCACAAAGTGCAAATGAATCAAAAAATGAGTAGGAATACTGTAGAGTGCCAATTACTGTACAAACTGGGTGAGCACTACTGCATTGTTCAGCTATCATTGCTTACACCTAACTTCATTCACTGTGACACTTGTTTCTTTGCAGAATTTGCATTGACTTGTGTATACAGAGGTGAAAGGTGCATTCTGAatgttgcatattttaaaattttcatgtgcAGTATGGCTCGGGATATTGTTTGGCCTTTTTGCATGTTTCTCTACAAAAGAGAATTGAGTTACCTCACAGAGAACAGATACATGGAAGTGGACTCCTTGCCTGTAGAGCctgcatgcttttctttttttaagttatatttgcctttatttaaaaaaaaaaaaaagaaagaaaaaagcccccTTTTAGAAACCACCTCTGTCATACTGGGAGCTTTATCATTACAAATTGGAAAGCCATCTTATAAAATCATTCATGTTACTCTTCTACGTTTCACCTAATTGAAGGattaaactaaagaaaaaagtcCTAGGAGCAATGAacctttgaattaaaaaaaaatctggttattCAGTGATACGTAATTATTTAGGtcaatttacattttatgattttcttctattaaatttaCTTAACAAACCAGCAATCTGTTCAGTGCTCACCCAGTAGGAGAGGAGGTGGAAAATGTGCACACACTACCTTCAGAAATGCTTCGGTTAATTACTTTGTAACACTACCTTTGCTGtaattttatttggtattttctaaGGGTAGAATTTGGTCTCACCAACAAGTGAGGATATAGCCTTATCTCATGGAGGACGAGCTCCGTTCTTACTCAGGAGCAGTCAGGGTACATTACATAAAACAATAGAGGATGCCTCATTTTAACAAACTAAGTTTCTTTGTATTCTTAAAACCTTTTACAGATTTGATCATGTACTAACAACTGGATATCATGCAGCAACTAGTTTAAAATGTCAAGATCTTTTTAttgggaaaagggagaagtaaGGAAAGAAGAGTGTTTAAGTAATTATAATATTGCAAAAATGGTATCTAGATTTTTACAGCCTCAGTAGTCTGCCCAAATATCCACACGAATGAAGGATACATGTTTgtggtgagaggaaaaaaagaaccccaaggtAACCTAATATGATTTAGGTTGCATTTCACATCTAATGATAGTTCAATCAGCAATTGAGCTcagtagaatttcttttttaattaatccaGATACTAGATCCGGGGGGGAgtgttgttttttagtttttatttaatttgttgctttcaacatttccctccctcccttcctccctcccttcctttttggcATCCTGTATTCTATCCCCTTCTTAACTTTTTCTGATATTTAGGTGATTTTTATGGTTGTTTAGCACACAGTTCAGGACTTTCCAGATCATGTTTATATAAGCACTCCTTGAAAAGCATCTAAACTTTTTTTGAGATGGGCTTTTCAAATTACAGTAATCaaattcagaatatttatttcctACAATTTTTTGCCAGATAAAGCCcatgaaatttaattttgccTTGTGACCAAATTAAAATTACTCTTggtacaaaaacaaaatccacatcACATATACCCTATCTCATCTGCTGAGAAAGGTGGTCAGGCCCTTCTAAATGcttaaccaaaaccaaacaaaaagtcaTTGGAGTttttgtgtaaaataaaataagacttggAGTATTAAATTGAGGCTGATGATTTCAGATAGATACTAAGAGTTTGAAGAGAAGTAGGTCCAGATATTCCCAAGGCATAAATTCTTGCCTAGCAACTTTGGAGCAGTTATTAGGTTAAGGATAGTTTTCCCTCCGCAGCCTATGTTTTCAAAGGTTAGGCACACCATTGCTGTTATTGAAATACATGCACTGCTCATTCTTGACATAGCCTGGGCTTGGGTTCCTCTTTTGGTTTGGTTATTTTGTGTAGCAGTTTAATCTGTGGATGACTGAGCCTGTTTTCTCTTAGCTTTCTAGTCTCAACAGAAAACGCAGCTTAGGTTCAGAGCAGTATATGACTCTGCAATATTTTCTAGCCTAGCTAGAAgttgcaataaaaatattttatgaaatatatggTTTTCATCTGCAGTTGAAGGAAGTTGTAGAAAGTTTGCTGAAAGCAAAGGGCTAAGCTTGTGAAGGAATGCCTCCTTTGTTCCACACTCAGTAATTTGACACACACAATTAATTGCAAACATGGTATCTTTTTGCCTGATGTTTGGGGTATTTGGTAGCCCAAATTGCTGCAGAAAGGTCCTTTGAGCAATTAATTTGTGCTTGCTTTTATCCCCTCTCAGAAAGGCATCATTAAAGGCCCATTTAAAAATCTGGCCCTAAAAGTTCAACTTTTGTAGTTTTTActgttcagagaggttaaatccTGTGTGGTAGTCTCTAAAGTGATGTATGAGTTGAGTTAATGTAAATTTTGTCATTGTAGTGTACATGGAGTGATCATTTTactaacataaatattttctatgtgtGTTTCAGTGGATGACAATCGAGCAGCAGAAGAATGGTGTGCCTACCCTTTAATGCTGCAGTTTAAATAAGAGAACTTGTATTGTGTCATTTCAGATTG
Proteins encoded in this region:
- the LCOR gene encoding ligand-dependent corepressor isoform X4 codes for the protein MAAGGSGCTSSAGGGSGGRGVNPRRSGRSRFPLCGGRRDHKGLTHIFNPPPKRFESILEGLFGPALLKDLSLFKDCEPENISDWTFDENCLFCCLRRDKVKGHLVGLDEPASGAGQEALLKQEQAKIIRFERQAEEFLNAVFYRKDSPWVSDPNIPLVAREIMQRMIQQFAAEYTSKNSSTQDPSQPNSTKNQSLPKASPVTTSPTAATTQNPVLSKLLMADQDSPLDLTVRKSQSEPSEQDGVLDLSTKKSPCAGSTSLSHSPGCSSTQGNGRPGRPSQYRPDGLRSGDGVPPRSLQDGTREGFGHSTSLKVPLARSLQISEELLSRNQLSTAASLGPSGLQNHGQHLILSREASWAKPHYEFNLSRMKFRGNGALSNISDLPFLAENSAFPKMALQAKQDGKKDASHASPVDLKIPQVRGMDLSWESRTGDQYSYSSLVMGSQTESALSKKLRAILPKQNRKSMLDAGPDSWGSDAEQSTSGQPYPTSDQEGDPGSKQPRKKRGRYRQYNSEILEEAISVVMSGKMSVSKAQSIYGIPHSTLEYKVKERLGTLKNPPKKKMKLMRSEGPDVSVKIELDPQGEAAQSANESKNE